The Maledivibacter sp. genomic interval GAATAAATCGTCAAAGTATATTTGAAGATGAGGAAGATTGTATAAAATTTATACAAACCATAAAAAAGTACAAAGAGAAAAGTGGATACCAAGTTTATGCTTATTGTCTAATGGGAAATCATGTACATGTATTATTAAAAATAGGTAAAGAACCATTAGAACAAGTAATGCGTAGGATATGTGGA includes:
- a CDS encoding transposase; this encodes MPRKARRKSESGIYHIMMRGINRQSIFEDEEDCIKFIQTIKKYKEKSGYQVYAYCLMGNHVHVLLKIGKEPLEQVMRRICG